One window of Centropristis striata isolate RG_2023a ecotype Rhode Island chromosome 21, C.striata_1.0, whole genome shotgun sequence genomic DNA carries:
- the LOC131960134 gene encoding zinc finger protein 182-like: MSTSQTLTPLYSHCGEHLSRVKTVKMELLRTLVSERLSEAAEEIFKIVERTIIEYEKEMSCSKWVVDSHRRLLDVAKTHSEDSIQMSVTDVKLQSGQQQPAASVNVSVCWDEPENTTSEPTEDWYNMNSTHPDSSPATENDQSDQEILIDIEDDYVKQECDLKVKKPFKCPVCLSLFSSKKTMVQHVKKHPEDNSSLYQCQFCDRYFCRKSEFIIHTRTHKGSKPSQDCEKSFDEKDSLLIHEQKHSEEKPHVCFGAKVEVETHFRSVTSVSETEELDSRQDESGIKTFPLAITPYHKSDFDQESLQPLCLYQIQTVADIDKDSLAAVRADHIKTEPAGADCEVPHNTTQDQLLLSVNPDAQRGGETERKHFNVKSPRPIRPSTELIVQFEAGTAQKPYKCPCCTKCFSLTKTLIRHIKIHTEDKSYQCQFCGRNFCQKSDLVNHTRIHTGERPYQCKECHKSFAQKGNLVVHMRKHTGDKLYQCQECSCSFSQRSSFDCHMQSHR, from the exons ATGTCTACttcacaaacactcacaccCCTGTACTCTCACTGTGGAGAACATCTCAGCAGGGTGAAGACGGTAAAGATGGAGCTGCTGAGAACTCTTGTCAGTGAGCGTTTGTCTGAAGCTGCCGAGGAGATCTTCAAGATTGTAGAGAGAACCATTATAGAATATGAAAAGGAAATGTCCTGTTCAAAGTGGGTCGTGGACAGCCACCGCAGACTGCTGGATGTTGCCAAGACACACAGTGAAG ACTCTATCCAGATGTCTGTCACAGATGTGAAGTTGCAGTCTGGTCAGCAGCAGCCTGCTGCCAGTGTGAACGTCAGCGTGTGCTGGGACGAGCCAGAAAACACCACGTCAGAGCCCACAGAAGATTGGTACAACATGAACAGCACTCATCCAGACTCCTCTCCTGCCACTGAGAACGATCAAAGTGATCAGGAGATACTGATTGATATAGAAGATGACTACGTGAAGCAGGAGTGTGACCTGAAAGTGAAGAAACCATTCAAATGTCCCgtttgcttgagccttttttctTCCAAAAAGACGATGGTACAACACGTCAAAAAGCATCCGGAGGACAATTCGTCACTTTACCAGTGCCAGTTCTGTGACCGCTACTTCTGCCGCAAGTCTGAATTCATCATTCACACCAGAACACACAAAGGCTCCAAACCAAGCCAGGACTGTGAGAAAAGCTTTGACGAGAAGGACAGTCTGCTTATTCACGAACAAAAACACAGTGAGGAGAAACCGCACGTGTGTTTTGGTGCGAAGGTGGAGGTAGAAACTCACTTCAGATCAGTGACATCTGTCAGTGAGACTGAAGAGCTCGACTCCAGACAAGATGAATCAGGCATTAAGACTTTTCCACTTGCTATCACTCCCTATCATAAAAGTGACTTTGATCAAGAGTCACTGCAGCCCCTGTGTCTTTACCAAATCCAGACTGTTGCCGATATAGATAAAGACTCCTTAGCTGCAGTTAGGGCTGATCACATTAAAACTGAGCCGGCTGGAGCTGATTGTGAAGTCCCACACAATACCACACAGGATCAGTTGCTGCTTTCAGTCAACCCGGATGCACAGCGTGGCGGCGAGACAGAACGCAAACATTTCAACGTAAAAAGTCCCCGACCTATAAGACCTTCCACTGAGCTCATCGTCCAGTTTGAAGCAGGAACAGCACAGAAACCCTACAAGTGTCCTTGTTGCACCAAATGTTTCTCCTTGACCAAGACTTTGATAAGACACATAAAGATCCACACCGAGGACAAATCTTATCAGTGCCAGTTTTGTGGGAGGAACTTCTGTCAGAAGTCAGACCTGGTTAATCACACGAGAatacacacaggagagagaccatATCAGTGTAAAGAGTGTCACAAATCCTTCGCGCAGAAAGGCAACCTGGTGGTTCACATGAGGAAACATACAGGAGATAAACTGTATCAGTGCCAAGAGTGCAGCTGTAGTTTTAGCCAGAGGTCGTCTTTTGACTGTCACATGCAGAGCCACAGATGA